One Gossypium raimondii isolate GPD5lz chromosome 3, ASM2569854v1, whole genome shotgun sequence genomic window carries:
- the LOC105795806 gene encoding uncharacterized protein LOC105795806: MSQSPIREGNNMGGTPPNLQVQAIIREMQRMLRQELEPIHERLEQVEERSQRGQSPPELRRGREPIRPRRNAFYDHQNHASDQESNLEEWPQDRRHRPHRVRDRVDDNLNNIKLSIPSFQGRTDPEVYLDWERKVDHIFECHNYSESKKVKLAAIEFSDYASIWWDQLTTTRRRNGERAINSWAEMKAVMRRKFVPAHYHKDLFQELQSLTQGSKSVEDYYKEMEIAMIRANIEEDREATMARFLAGLNREIANIVELQHYVELVDMVHMAIKIERQLKKKVPFRGIQSGPPTKWGQTSNKREPFVCPKETPIQTKANTQTRDSSKGKNEVVQNRARDVKCFKCLGRGHFANQCPNKRTIMLMANGDIESESESEGEPNLPKEDDEEELEFAVDGEALVVKRSLSAQITHEEPQRENLFHTRCHIQGKVCSLIIDGGSCTNVASTLLVEKLQLSTIKHPRPYKLQWLNDGGEIKVVKQVRIPFSIGKYEDEVICDVVPMHASHLLLGRPWQFDRKVIHDGYTNRHTFKHNGRNITLAPLTPKQVFEDQEFQEVFPDEMPSGLPPFRGIEHQIDFIPGATIPNRPAYRSNPEETKELQLQIEELMSKGYIRESMSPCAVPVLLVPKKDGSWRMCVDCRAVNKITIKYRHPIPRLDDMLDELSGAQIFSKIDLKSGYHQIRMREGDEWKTAFKTKYGLYEWLVMPFGLTNAPSTFMRLLNHVLRNFIGKCCVVYFDDILVYSFVVSSTDYPWTKTRLRLSKNGMTSNIDQVRSFHGIASFYRRFVPNFSTLAAPLTGIIKKNSTFIRGTEQENAFRLIKEKLSNAPVLSLLDFSKTFEIDCDALGIGIGAVLSQEGKPIAYFSEKLHGAVLNYPTYDKEMYALIRALETWQHYLWPKEFIINTDHESLKYIKGQHKLNKRHAKWVEFLESFPYNIRYKKGKENIVADALSRRYALLNILDVKLLGFAQIKELYGNDEDFGQVYKVCEKGPCNNFYIQDGYLFKERKLCIPQGSIRELLTKEAHGGGLMGHFGVAKTMNTL, translated from the exons atgtccCAAAGTCCAATACGAGAAGGAAACAATATGGGAGGTACCCCTCCAAATCTCCAAGTGCAAGCAATAATAAGAGAAATGCAAAGAATGTTGCGACAAGAACTTGAGCCAATTCATGAAAGGCTTGAGCAAGTAGAAGAACGTTCACAACGTGGCCAATCTCCTCCTGAATTAAGGCGAGGCCGAGAGCCAATTAGGCCCCGACGAAATGCTTTCTATGATCATCAAAATCACGCAAGTGACCAAGAGTCTAATTTAGAAGAATGGCCGCAAGATCGTAGACACCGTCCCCATCGTGTCCGAGATCGAGTAGATGATAACTTAAACAACATCAAGTTGTCTATTCCATCCTTTCAAGGAAGAACTGATCCGGAAGTCTACCTGGATTGGGAAAGGAAGGTGGACCATATTTTTGAGTGTCACAACTACTCAGAAAGTAAGAAAGTCAAGTTGGCAGCAATAGAGTTTTCTGACTACGCAAGCATTTGGTGGGACCAACTCACTACCACCAGAAGAAGGAATGGTGAGCGCGCTATCAATAGTTGGGCCGAGATGAAAGCAGTTATGCGAAGGAAGTTTGTTCCTGCTCATTATCATAAGGACTTGTTCCAAGAGCTACAAAGCCTAACTCAAGGTAGCAAGAGTGTGGAGGACTACTATAAAGAGATGGAGATCGCAATGATCCGAGCTAACATAGAAGAAGATCGAGAGGCCACCATGGCTCGATTCTTAGCCGGGCTTAACCGAGAGATAGCCAATATAGTAGAATTACAACATTATGTGGAACTTGTGGACATGGTTCACATGGCTATCAAGATTGAGCGCCAGCTAAAGAAGAAGGTTCCTTTTCGGGGTATCCAATCAGGTCCTCCAACCAAGTGGGGGCAAACGTCAAACAAAAGGGAGCCTTTCGTATGCCCCAAGGAGACTCCCATCCAAACAAAAGCCAATACGCAAACTAGAGATTCTAGTAAAGGTAAAAATGAAGTTGTTCAAAATAGGGCACGGGATGTAAAGTGTTTTAAGTGCCTGGGAAGAGGTCACTTTGCTAATCAATGTCCAAATAAAAGAACTATTATGTTGATGGCCAATGGTGACATAGAATCTGAGTCAGAATCGGAAGGTGAACCAAACTTGCCAAAAGAGGATGATGAAGAAGAGTTAGAATTTGCTGTGGATGGAGAAGCACTTGTTGTTAAAAGAAGCTTGAGTGCTCAAATTACCCATGAAGAGCCACAACGTGAAAACCTTTTTCACACGCGTTGCCACATCCAAGGCAAGGTTTGCAGCCTTATTATTGATGGCGGTAGCTGTACCAACGTGGCAAGCACCTTGTTGGTGGAAAAACTTCAATTATCTACTATTAAACATCCACGTCCCTACAAGTTGCAGTGGCTAAATGACGGTGGAGAAATAAAGGTGGTCAAACAAGTGCGGATTCCTTTCTCCATAGGGAAGTATGAGGATGAAGTGATATGCGATGTTGTTCCCATGCATGCGAGCCATTTATTACTTGGAAGGCCGTGGCAGTTTGATCGCAAAGTCATTCATGATGGATACACCAATCGCCACACTTTCAAACACAACGGTCGAAATATCACCCTTGCTCCCTTAACCCCTAAACAAGTTTTTGAAGATCAA GAATTTCAAGAAGTTTTTCCCGATGAGATGCCTAGTGGGCTGCCACCTTTTCGTGGGATTGAGCATCAAATCGATTTCATTCCTGGTGCCACTATTCCAAATCGGCCAGCTTACCGTAGCAATCCAGAAGAGACAAAGGAGCTTCAACTACAAATAGAGGAATTGATGTCAAAAGGATATATACGGGAAAGTATGAGTCCATGTGCTGTGCCAGTGTTACTAGTGCCCAAAAAGGATGGATCGTGGAGGATGTGTGTGGATTGTCGAGCCGTTAACAAAATAACCATCAAGTATCGACATCCTATACCTCGCCTCGATGACATGCTAGATGAGTTGAGTGGTGCacaaatcttttcaaaaatagaCTTAAAGAGTGGCTACCATCAGATTAGAATGAGAGAAGGGGATGAGTGGAAGACTGCGTTTAAAACTAAGTACGGGTTAtatgaatggttggtaatgccattcggactCACTAACGCCCCTAGCACTTTCATGCGACTTCTGAATCATGTGCTTCGAAATTTTATTGGGAAATGTTGTGTAGTTTACTTTGAcgatattttggtttata gttttgtgGTTAGCTCAACAGACTATCCGTGGACAAAGACAAGGTTAAGGCTATCCAAGAATGGCATGACCTCGAACATCGACCAAGTAAGGAGTTTTCATGGCATAGCAAGTTTCTACCGTAGGTTTGTACCTAACTTTAGTACCTTGGCCGCTCCACTTACAGgtataattaagaaaaactcCACTTTTATTCGGGGAACTGAACAAGAAAATGCTTTCCGTTTGATTAAGGAAAAGTTATCTAACGCACCTGTCTTGTCCTTACTTGATTTCTcaaaaacttttgaaatagaTTGTGATGCTTTAGGTATCGGAATTGGCGCGGTACTATCTCAAGAAGGCAAGCCGATTGCCTACTTTAGTGAAAAGCTTCATGGTGCTGTTTTGAATTACCCCACTTACGACAAAGAGATGTATGCATTGATTAGGGCCTTGGAAACATGGCAGCATTACCTCTGGCCTAAGGAGTTCATCATCAACACCGACCATGAGTCGTTAAAATACATTAAAGGCCAGCATAAGTTGAACAAACGGCATGCGAAATGGGTGGAATTTTTGGAATCATTTCCTTATAACATCCGATACaagaaaggtaaagaaaacATTGTGGCTGATGCCTTGTCGCGAAGGTATGCACTTCTTAATATTTTAGACGTTAAATTGCTTGGTTTTGCTCAAATAAAGGAGTTGTATGGTAATGATGAAGATTTTGGCCAAGTTTACAAGGTTTGTGAGAAAGGGCCTTGTAACAACTTCTATATCCAAGATGGGTATCTTTTCAAGGAAAGAAAGCTTTGTATTCCCCAAGGATCAATTCGGGAATTGTTGACAAAGGAAGCTCATGGAGGTGGACTaatgggtcattttggagtgGCAAAAACGATGAATACTCTATAG